In Polaribacter sp. L3A8, a genomic segment contains:
- the dnaN gene encoding DNA polymerase III subunit beta: MKFIVSSSQLLKQLQVLGGVINSNNTLPILDNFLFELSENQLKVSASDLETTMSSVIDVESDSSGSIAVSARLLLDTLKTFPDQPLTFKTEGDNAIEISSDQGKYDMAYFGGDEFPKAVSLPSPSKTVVPASILGTAISKTIFAAGNDDLRPVMSGVFFQFSSQSLTFVATDAHKLVKYTRTDVTADQTAEFIMPKKPLNLLKGILGGSETDVTIEYNDANAKFTFDNVVLVCRLIDGKYPNYEAVIPKENPNKLTVDRASFLNSVRRVSIFSSKTTHQIRLKMAGTELNISAEDLDFSNKADERLSCDYQGDDMQIGFNSRFLSEMLNNLSSNEVLIEMSLPNRAGILTPIDGTDEGEQVTMLVMPVMLNN, encoded by the coding sequence ATGAAATTTATTGTATCGAGTTCGCAATTATTAAAACAATTACAAGTTTTAGGCGGCGTTATAAATAGCAACAATACCCTACCAATTTTAGATAACTTCTTATTTGAATTATCTGAAAATCAATTAAAAGTTTCTGCATCAGATTTAGAAACAACCATGAGTTCTGTAATAGATGTAGAAAGTGATAGTTCTGGTTCTATAGCTGTTTCCGCACGTTTATTACTAGATACTTTAAAGACGTTTCCAGACCAACCTTTAACCTTTAAAACGGAAGGTGATAATGCCATTGAAATTAGTTCTGATCAAGGTAAATATGACATGGCTTATTTTGGTGGAGATGAGTTTCCGAAAGCGGTTTCTTTGCCTTCTCCAAGTAAAACAGTAGTACCTGCAAGTATTTTAGGAACAGCAATTTCTAAAACAATATTTGCTGCCGGAAACGACGATTTACGCCCAGTAATGAGTGGAGTGTTTTTTCAATTTAGTTCTCAAAGTTTAACTTTTGTTGCAACGGATGCTCATAAATTGGTAAAATATACAAGAACGGATGTTACTGCAGATCAAACGGCAGAATTCATTATGCCCAAAAAACCTTTGAATTTATTAAAAGGGATTTTAGGTGGTTCTGAAACAGATGTTACTATTGAATATAATGACGCAAATGCAAAATTTACGTTTGACAACGTAGTTTTAGTTTGTCGTTTAATTGATGGAAAATATCCTAATTATGAAGCTGTAATTCCAAAAGAGAATCCAAATAAATTAACGGTAGATAGAGCTTCATTCTTAAACTCCGTAAGACGTGTTTCTATTTTCTCTAGCAAAACAACACATCAGATTCGTTTAAAAATGGCGGGAACTGAATTAAATATTTCTGCTGAAGATTTAGATTTTTCTAACAAAGCAGACGAACGTTTAAGTTGTGATTACCAAGGAGACGATATGCAAATTGGTTTTAACTCTCGTTTTTTAAGCGAAATGTTAAACAATTTAAGTTCTAACGAAGTTTTAATTGAAATGTCTTTACCAAACAGAGCAGGAATTTTAACTCCTATTGATGGTACAGACGAAGGTGAACAAGTTACAATGTTGGTAATGCCAGTAATGCTTAATAACTAG
- a CDS encoding ACP phosphodiesterase: MNFLAHLYLSQNDTNIMIGNFIADHIRGNNYEGFSKEIQQGIFLHREIDTFTDAHEIVRKSKRRLHERYRHYDGVIIDIFYDYFLAKNWADYSEIPLAIYTDSINKLFSGISDQLPVKSQNFIKYMIEYNILFNYQNKEGIEKVLNGMNARTKGKSQMNLAIEDLRILETELQEDFTLFFKDLIAHTNKKFKELKSSI, from the coding sequence ATGAATTTTCTAGCACACTTATATTTATCACAAAACGACACCAATATTATGATTGGCAATTTTATTGCAGATCATATTAGAGGCAATAATTACGAAGGTTTTTCTAAAGAAATTCAGCAAGGTATTTTTTTACACAGAGAAATAGATACGTTTACAGACGCGCATGAAATTGTTAGAAAAAGCAAGCGTCGTTTACACGAAAGATACAGACATTATGATGGCGTAATTATCGATATTTTTTATGATTACTTCTTGGCTAAAAATTGGGCAGATTATTCAGAAATTCCTTTAGCTATTTATACAGATTCTATTAATAAATTGTTTAGTGGCATCTCTGATCAATTACCTGTAAAGTCTCAAAACTTCATTAAGTATATGATTGAATATAACATCTTATTCAATTATCAAAATAAAGAAGGAATCGAAAAAGTTTTAAACGGAATGAACGCGAGAACAAAAGGAAAGTCTCAAATGAATTTAGCCATTGAAGATTTACGAATTCTAGAAACAGAACTACAAGAAGATTTTACCTTATTTTTTAAAGATTTAATAGCACACACAAATAAGAAATTTAAAGAACTAAAAAGCAGCATATGA